A genomic region of Alnus glutinosa chromosome 11, dhAlnGlut1.1, whole genome shotgun sequence contains the following coding sequences:
- the LOC133882427 gene encoding protein NUCLEAR FUSION DEFECTIVE 6, mitochondrial isoform X2 has product MASLCRSAITAGSRSVAARSKTLSQISLSPKPIAPPAFSSTTRAIPRASRIALALASVESMMPLHSAIASARLKSSIAIDSSCWSWLSQEFAVPR; this is encoded by the exons ATGGCTTCGTTGTGCCGATCAGCTATAACAGCGGGTTCGAGGTCCGTCGCCGCTCGTTCCAAAACCTTAAGCCAAATTTCCCTAAGCCCCAAACCCATTGCCCCTCCTGCATTTTCTTCAACCACCAGAGCCATCCCCCGCGCTTCAAG gaTTGCTTTGGCGTTGGCGAGCGTGGAGTCAATGATGCCACTTCACAGCGCCATTGCTTCTGCTCGGCTTAAATCCAGCATCGCCATCGATTCCTCTTGCTGGAGCTGGCTTTCTCAAG
- the LOC133882427 gene encoding protein NUCLEAR FUSION DEFECTIVE 6, mitochondrial isoform X1: protein MASLCRSAITAGSRSVAARSKTLSQISLSPKPIAPPAFSSTTRAIPRASRIALALASVESMMPLHSAIASARLKSSIAIDSSCWSWLSQGLAIPL, encoded by the exons ATGGCTTCGTTGTGCCGATCAGCTATAACAGCGGGTTCGAGGTCCGTCGCCGCTCGTTCCAAAACCTTAAGCCAAATTTCCCTAAGCCCCAAACCCATTGCCCCTCCTGCATTTTCTTCAACCACCAGAGCCATCCCCCGCGCTTCAAG gaTTGCTTTGGCGTTGGCGAGCGTGGAGTCAATGATGCCACTTCACAGCGCCATTGCTTCTGCTCGGCTTAAATCCAGCATCGCCATCGATTCCTCTTGCTGGAGCTGGCTTTCTCAAG GACTTGCAATACCATTGTGA